One Antiquaquibacter oligotrophicus genomic region harbors:
- a CDS encoding helix-turn-helix domain-containing protein — MLVLDTQTLPAHDRGDAYQGAVSANCTTSAARFESPGRLWAKIEAFDLGPAKVLTIDASGTTLRRTPRMARGMNDCPIALALPVRSRNRLQWEREDEAYDRRDMMLVDLSAPYVYGWEGDGASYAFHVEFDELDLPMETIRSAMVRLPSSPLYGLVRDHIEHVMTGAGEIVRSGVGADVGAASVELMRALIVSAAGDTRHAAETMHSSVGARIDAYIRHHLRDPDLVPARIAAANAVSVRELYREFERRGASLEQSIMNQRLQGASEELRVCDPRTSVAEIGRAWGFRNASHFASRFKARFGLTPREWRSQPPPRA; from the coding sequence ATGCTCGTTCTCGACACGCAGACACTGCCCGCGCACGACCGAGGCGATGCCTACCAGGGCGCTGTGAGCGCGAACTGCACAACGAGTGCAGCCCGTTTTGAGTCGCCCGGTCGACTGTGGGCAAAAATCGAAGCCTTCGACCTCGGGCCGGCAAAGGTCTTGACTATCGATGCATCCGGAACAACTCTCCGACGCACACCCCGAATGGCGCGTGGCATGAACGACTGCCCCATCGCCCTGGCGCTGCCCGTGCGGTCGAGGAATCGTTTGCAGTGGGAGCGGGAGGACGAGGCATACGATCGCCGCGACATGATGCTCGTCGACCTCTCTGCACCGTATGTCTACGGGTGGGAAGGCGACGGTGCGTCGTATGCGTTCCATGTCGAATTCGATGAGCTCGACCTGCCCATGGAGACGATCCGCTCGGCGATGGTTCGACTGCCGTCGAGTCCTCTCTACGGGCTCGTGCGTGACCACATCGAACACGTGATGACGGGGGCCGGGGAGATCGTACGGAGCGGTGTTGGTGCCGATGTCGGTGCTGCCTCAGTCGAACTCATGCGTGCGCTCATCGTTTCGGCCGCGGGCGACACGCGACACGCGGCGGAGACGATGCATTCTTCCGTCGGAGCGCGGATCGACGCCTACATACGACACCACCTACGGGACCCCGATCTGGTTCCCGCTCGTATCGCTGCGGCGAACGCGGTTTCCGTGCGCGAGCTCTACCGCGAGTTCGAGCGCCGGGGCGCCAGCCTCGAGCAGTCGATCATGAACCAACGCCTGCAAGGGGCGAGCGAGGAACTACGAGTGTGCGATCCGCGCACGTCGGTCGCCGAAATCGGGAGAGCCTGGGGCTTCAGAAACGCCAGTCATTTCGCGAGCCGCTTCAAGGCTCGTTTCGGATTGACTCCCCGTGAGTGGAGATCTCAGCCCCCGCCACGAGCTTAG
- the ilvA gene encoding threonine ammonia-lyase, which produces MPDTTLVGPRLADFEAARARISAVVNTTPMESSRFLGDVLGAPVYLKCENLQRTGSYKIRGAYNRLFLLSDEEKARGVVAASAGNHAQGVALAARELGIKATIFMPLGVPLPKLQATRDYGADVVLRGHTVDEPLRAAAEFAAETGAVFIHPFDHTDVVTGQGTMGLDILDQRPDVETVVVPIGGGGLISGVASAIKQRAALDGRTVRVIGVQAANAAAYPPSLAQGSPTEITILPTIADGIAVSRPGLLNFEIISDVVDEVVTVSEDETAQALLVLIERAKLVVEPAGAVGVAAILAGRIQATGTTVAILSGGNIDPLVMERVISHGLAASERYLKLRIPLPDRPGQLARVSAIVAECNANVVEVLHTRHNGGLQISQVELELHIETRGPEHADQVLAALRAEDFEPRVDF; this is translated from the coding sequence ATGCCTGACACGACGCTCGTCGGCCCTCGTCTCGCAGATTTTGAGGCCGCCCGTGCCCGAATCTCCGCCGTGGTGAACACCACACCGATGGAGAGTTCGCGGTTCCTCGGCGATGTGTTGGGTGCTCCCGTGTACCTCAAGTGCGAGAACCTGCAGCGCACGGGGTCCTACAAGATCCGGGGAGCGTACAACCGCCTCTTCCTCCTCAGCGACGAGGAGAAGGCGCGTGGCGTTGTTGCCGCTTCCGCGGGCAACCACGCCCAGGGGGTCGCTCTCGCCGCGCGTGAATTGGGCATCAAAGCCACCATCTTTATGCCCCTCGGAGTCCCCTTGCCGAAGCTTCAGGCCACGCGAGATTACGGAGCGGATGTTGTGCTCCGAGGTCACACGGTGGACGAACCGTTGCGGGCCGCCGCGGAGTTCGCAGCGGAGACCGGTGCGGTCTTTATCCATCCCTTCGACCACACGGATGTTGTGACCGGCCAGGGAACGATGGGTCTCGACATCCTCGATCAACGGCCAGACGTGGAGACGGTTGTTGTGCCCATCGGCGGCGGTGGGCTGATCTCGGGAGTCGCGAGCGCCATAAAGCAGCGCGCCGCCCTCGACGGTCGTACCGTTCGTGTCATCGGGGTTCAGGCGGCCAACGCCGCGGCGTACCCGCCGTCGCTTGCCCAGGGCAGCCCGACGGAGATCACGATCCTGCCGACCATCGCCGACGGGATCGCCGTCTCGCGCCCCGGTCTGCTCAACTTCGAGATCATTAGTGACGTCGTCGATGAGGTCGTGACCGTCTCGGAGGACGAGACCGCGCAGGCGCTTCTCGTCCTCATCGAGAGAGCGAAGCTCGTGGTAGAGCCCGCTGGCGCGGTGGGTGTTGCCGCGATCCTCGCGGGGCGTATCCAGGCCACGGGTACCACGGTCGCGATCCTGTCCGGCGGCAATATCGACCCGCTCGTGATGGAACGTGTCATCAGCCACGGGCTCGCTGCTTCGGAGCGCTACCTCAAACTCCGTATCCCGCTCCCTGATCGTCCCGGCCAGTTGGCGCGGGTGTCTGCCATCGTCGCCGAGTGCAACGCCAACGTCGTTGAGGTTCTGCACACCCGGCACAACGGCGGACTCCAGATCAGTCAGGTCGAGCTCGAACTGCACATCGAGACCCGCGGCCCTGAGCACGCCGACCAGGTGCTCGCTGCGCTCCGAGCCGAGGACTTCGAGCCGCGGGTCGACTTCTAA
- a CDS encoding AI-2E family transporter, translated as MIFAKRRTAEPTNESQLVPPGLAIAGAYGWRILVVLGLVAVLVFLVIEFRYIVVPFFVAILLSALLVPLVNFLRRHRWPKALAVAVAMLGTLGVVTGLVILVVAQVRSGYPDLQEKTLLAYADFTQWLSQPPLDISQDDINVWVGGVWETIQRDNGAIVNGLLSVGSTAGHVIAGVLLALFATLFILIDGRRIWTWIVRLFPQRARPAVTGAGEAGWITLTTFVKVQIFVAFVDAVGIGLGAWILGLFYGGFPLVIPIAVAVFLGAFVPVVGALLTGALAVFVALVYLGPLPAVLMLGIVLLVQQIEGHVLQPLVLGTAVKVHPLAVVFAVAAGGFTAGIAGALFAVPIVATANVMVKYIAGGTWRTVPHPTAKDILPHA; from the coding sequence ATGATCTTCGCAAAGCGGAGGACCGCGGAGCCGACGAACGAGTCACAGCTCGTTCCGCCCGGTCTTGCCATAGCGGGGGCATACGGATGGCGCATCCTCGTGGTGCTCGGACTGGTCGCCGTACTCGTGTTCCTCGTGATCGAGTTCCGCTACATCGTCGTTCCCTTCTTCGTCGCGATCCTCCTGAGCGCCCTGCTCGTCCCGCTCGTGAACTTCCTCCGTCGGCACCGGTGGCCCAAGGCTCTTGCGGTTGCGGTCGCGATGCTGGGCACCCTCGGAGTCGTCACAGGACTCGTCATCCTGGTTGTCGCTCAGGTGCGGTCGGGGTACCCCGACCTGCAAGAGAAGACGCTGCTCGCCTACGCCGATTTCACCCAGTGGCTGAGCCAGCCGCCGCTGGACATCAGCCAGGACGACATCAACGTCTGGGTGGGCGGTGTGTGGGAAACCATTCAGCGCGACAACGGTGCGATCGTCAACGGTCTGCTCTCGGTCGGATCGACCGCAGGCCACGTCATCGCTGGCGTGCTCCTCGCACTCTTCGCGACCCTGTTCATCCTCATCGACGGACGCCGCATCTGGACCTGGATCGTGCGGCTGTTCCCGCAGCGCGCTCGCCCGGCCGTGACGGGGGCGGGGGAGGCCGGCTGGATCACCCTCACCACGTTCGTCAAGGTGCAGATATTCGTGGCGTTCGTCGACGCCGTCGGCATCGGCCTGGGTGCCTGGATACTGGGGTTGTTCTACGGCGGTTTCCCGCTCGTCATCCCCATTGCCGTCGCAGTCTTCCTCGGTGCGTTTGTGCCCGTCGTCGGTGCGTTGCTCACGGGTGCGCTCGCGGTGTTTGTCGCGCTCGTTTACCTCGGCCCGCTACCGGCCGTGCTTATGCTCGGCATCGTGCTCCTCGTCCAGCAGATCGAGGGCCATGTGTTGCAGCCGCTCGTCCTCGGCACGGCGGTCAAGGTGCATCCGCTTGCCGTTGTGTTCGCCGTGGCCGCCGGCGGGTTCACCGCCGGCATCGCCGGCGCGCTCTTTGCTGTCCCCATCGTCGCCACCGCCAATGTCATGGTGAAATACATCGCGGGCGGTACGTGGCGTACCGTTCCCCATCCCACCGCGAAGGACATCCTGCCCCATGCCTGA
- a CDS encoding ABC transporter ATP-binding protein gives MTNTIPVATAIDLEPVSGARVELANVVKHYGPHRALNSINLAIEPGEFIALLGPSGCGKTTALRALSGLEGIDGGEILIDGEDVASVPTNRRDMGMVFQSYSLFPHMTVLENVQFGLRMRRVPAAERKGRAVEALDMVGLAQFGSRYAHQLSGGQQQRVALARALVTRPHVLLLDEPLSALDAKVRVQLRDEIRRIQTELGITTVFVTHDQEEALAVADRVAVMREGVIEQVGTPEELYAAPATPFVADFVGLSNRVAGIATDGTVSVQGVELDMLGAPIQNGEVTAFIRPENIRFADDGIPATVVSSSFLGSLRRTRVRLGDDTLLSVQHAVDVHPQIGDTVHLQLRPAPVSAVPR, from the coding sequence ATGACCAACACCATTCCCGTGGCGACCGCGATCGACCTCGAGCCCGTATCCGGCGCCCGCGTAGAGCTTGCGAACGTGGTCAAGCACTACGGTCCGCACCGGGCGCTCAACTCGATCAACCTCGCGATCGAGCCCGGTGAGTTCATCGCACTGCTCGGCCCGTCGGGCTGCGGCAAGACGACCGCCCTCCGGGCCCTGTCGGGGCTCGAGGGCATCGATGGCGGTGAGATCCTGATCGACGGTGAGGATGTCGCATCCGTTCCCACCAACCGCCGCGACATGGGCATGGTGTTCCAGTCGTACTCGCTCTTCCCGCACATGACGGTGCTCGAGAACGTGCAATTCGGGCTCCGGATGCGCCGGGTCCCCGCCGCGGAGCGCAAGGGTCGCGCGGTCGAAGCCCTGGACATGGTTGGTCTCGCCCAGTTCGGCTCGCGCTACGCCCACCAACTCTCGGGAGGGCAGCAGCAGCGTGTGGCGCTCGCGCGCGCCCTCGTCACGCGCCCGCATGTGTTGCTCCTGGACGAACCCCTCAGCGCGCTCGACGCGAAGGTCCGCGTGCAGCTGCGGGACGAGATCCGTCGCATCCAGACGGAGCTCGGCATCACCACGGTCTTCGTCACCCACGATCAGGAGGAGGCGCTTGCCGTCGCCGATCGTGTCGCGGTCATGCGCGAGGGGGTCATCGAGCAGGTGGGTACCCCGGAAGAGTTGTACGCCGCGCCGGCGACGCCGTTTGTCGCGGATTTTGTGGGACTCTCGAATCGTGTCGCCGGTATCGCCACGGATGGCACCGTCTCCGTACAGGGTGTGGAGTTGGACATGCTGGGCGCGCCCATCCAAAACGGCGAGGTCACGGCTTTCATCCGGCCGGAGAACATCCGATTCGCCGACGACGGAATCCCCGCGACCGTGGTGTCCTCGAGCTTCCTCGGATCGTTGCGACGTACGCGTGTGCGTCTGGGCGACGACACCCTGCTGTCCGTGCAGCACGCCGTTGACGTGCATCCGCAGATCGGCGACACCGTGCATCTGCAGCTTCGACCTGCTCCCGTGAGCGCGGTACCGCGCTGA
- a CDS encoding ABC transporter permease — translation MAAVNRRLQRAHHPGPTAATRTVILVVVALFFALPLVSMVEFTLRGGLEGGYTIDRWVTVFTGQLGPEFNQLWIAIGNSLVLAVVTVVIMLVLLVPTMILIKLSFPRLRPVMEFICLLPITIPAIVLVVGLAPVYRVVSSIFGSGVWTLAFAYGILVLPYAYRAIQAGLDSIDVKTLSEAARSLGAGWATVLFRVIVPNLRRGLLAASFISVAVVLGEFTIASLLNRINLQTALLVVNKADPYIAVIFALLALVFAFLLLVIIGRLGSARRKDNS, via the coding sequence ATGGCAGCGGTGAACCGCAGGCTGCAGCGCGCCCACCACCCCGGGCCGACCGCGGCGACGCGCACGGTCATCCTCGTTGTTGTCGCGCTCTTCTTCGCACTGCCGCTCGTGAGCATGGTGGAGTTCACTCTTCGCGGCGGACTCGAGGGGGGCTACACGATCGACCGCTGGGTCACCGTCTTCACGGGGCAGCTCGGCCCTGAGTTCAACCAGCTCTGGATCGCGATCGGCAACTCGCTTGTGCTCGCGGTGGTGACGGTCGTCATCATGCTCGTGCTGCTCGTACCGACGATGATCCTCATCAAGCTGTCTTTCCCGCGGTTGCGCCCCGTCATGGAGTTCATCTGCCTGCTGCCGATCACGATCCCCGCGATTGTGCTCGTCGTGGGCCTCGCCCCCGTGTATCGCGTCGTCTCGTCGATCTTTGGCAGCGGCGTGTGGACACTCGCCTTCGCGTACGGCATTCTCGTGCTTCCGTACGCGTACCGGGCAATCCAGGCCGGGCTCGACTCGATCGACGTGAAGACCCTCAGCGAGGCCGCTCGTTCGCTCGGAGCGGGGTGGGCGACGGTGCTGTTCCGGGTGATCGTGCCGAACCTGCGCCGCGGACTTCTCGCCGCATCGTTCATCTCGGTCGCGGTTGTGCTCGGTGAATTCACGATCGCCTCGCTCCTCAACCGCATCAATCTGCAGACCGCGCTTCTCGTGGTGAACAAAGCCGATCCTTACATCGCGGTGATCTTCGCCCTTCTTGCGCTCGTTTTTGCCTTCCTGCTCCTCGTCATCATCGGCCGGCTCGGGTCGGCTCGTCGTAAGGACAACTCATGA